A DNA window from Drosophila pseudoobscura strain MV-25-SWS-2005 chromosome 2, UCI_Dpse_MV25, whole genome shotgun sequence contains the following coding sequences:
- the LOC6897282 gene encoding uncharacterized protein translates to MSKKGWRAKSQTMMFLAAPDPPAVDAPPAAAAPVEKPRPTMKEPPPTFIFDVVVTNLEAQGVEITDPKGLAIDVNFNRSPLTLTSSRINVNEFKPGSGTEFQTTPNALRKTLEECGMTFVVKYKGRAVGSGQTSFPTMVTERIEREMSDIIHVDTCVLSKGGEPAGRLEVLCRLVIRCNEQPKVGESECQRNMDKSINPQDIMFVMGESQHCPSPCDPCLDAMDSEPGDERLRLDLQRYQSQKAGTFNPNKLTTDKLSGIPACCELKKMAVEYEQLIDSITRSTGCAPPPKPPCRNPDEFDMSPCRDTHMPVDLKMPGEPHLPCFSYLPTRQEQKPDFCDQNHIPMPIADCDGKKPEIKPIRFCPVCLTNMSWMPKFASCPKCGIKPMPVVDDRHKEKKLTADQILLEFLGKPPATIDDYCVDPCEKAVKDKDNDAGGTDECPPCRCTCKFGKLCAHCRIRKLCADIFQTNQVQPKCPKVEPQPPEDFCVVNKSSSEDCRPYLAKVFSELRDLYDIKDTKKISEFDENCELKKTKEEEPDTTGKVDHKNIRKDKLKAQTTKKPLYNPGPKRPFDTRTVTGRHKYCVRQQGGVSRGHGWAWSNSYEARKMGWRPGAIRRPIKKLMKFFLLDTSRESAFKKCKDAEAKELGKELQQPVLNVCKKNGEIFITLRPLGTLGMRQKPIIFRVVKSELAVALRKIKRILKEKGFRKCTCHKTLMMCTCRNTLEKKQLASALDKQCQRHCIAPCADHLVLTDTSESDMEFDFDVTPPAGTEQPHRRPQARSGNRGTQTSKKDRQPPPPKYPMKQSPYWKAYNCAAGDRYVATAFGSPGEEVYEDGLFGWGGGGPHGPSAQPGGKPKAPGIWGSPEGGPMPAGPGGASRGGRGGASGGGGGGGGGGGGGGGGGGGGGGIPAGLKGFPKGVAAKVAAAAAGGGLKGPLSSVGRGGAGGGGVGGRGGGGGGGGGGGGGGGGPIPVRMPQRYIKALEKAANAEKEVQQKQAEQKKKGIDMMKYLQKSGALSKPWNPADGKAPKGKQTGPVVGPDGLTDAQRKRRALLDMPQPPLDSITRRGKPFDPCAPAAYYCGYYC, encoded by the exons ATGTCAAAGAAAGGATGGAGGGCAAAGTCCCAAACAATGATGTTTTTAGCTGCGCCCGATCCACCAGCTGTGGACGCTCCACCGGCTGCGGCCGCGCCAGTGGAGAAACCAAGGCCCACGATGAAGGAGCCACCACCGACATTTATTTTTGACGTCGTGGTGACCAATTTGGAGGCACAGGGCGTAGAAATAACCGATCCCAAGGGGCTGGCGATCGATGTGAACTTCAATCGCTCGCCTTTGACCCTCACCTCGAGCCGGATCAATGTGAACGAGTTCAAGCCGGGCAGCGGCACCGAGTTCCAGACGACGCCCAATGCCTTACGCAAAACTCTCGAGGAATGCGGCATGACATTCGTGGTAAAGTACAAGGGTCGCGCTGTGGGCAGCGGACAGACATCCTTCCCTACCATGGTCACAGAGCGTATCGAACGAGAGATGAGCGACATCATCCATGTGGACACGTGCGTTTTGTCTAAAGGGGGAGAGCCGGCTGGTAGGCTGGAGGTCCTCTGCCGCCTTGTCATTCGCTGCAATGAGCAGCCGAA GGTAGGGGAGAGCGAATGCCAGCGGAACATGGACAAAAGCATCAATCCGCAGGACATAATGTTCGTTATGGGCGAATCCCAGCACTGTCCCAGTCCTTGCGATCCCTGCCTAGATGCCATGGATTCAGAGCCGGGTGACGAGCGTCTGCGCCTGGATCTGCAGCGATATCAGAGTCAGAAGGCCGGCACCTTTAATCCCAACAAACTGACGACGGACAAACTATCTGGAATTCCGGCTTGCTGTGAACTGAAG AAAATGGCCGTGGAGTATGAGCAGCTAATAGACTCCATAACCAGGTCCACGGGCTGCGCGCCACCACCAAAGCCGCCTTGTCGGAACCCGGATGAGTTTGATATGAGTCCTTGTCGTGACACACACATGCCCGTGGATCTGAAAATGCCAGGAGAGCCCCATCTGCCCTGCTTTTCGTATCTGCCGACTCGTCAGGAACAGAAGCCCGACTTTTGCGATCAGAACCATATACCAATGCCCATTGCAGACTGCGACGGAAAGAAGCCGGAGATCAAGCCCATCCGTTTCTGTCCCGTGTGCCTGACCAACATGTCCTGGATGCCAAAATTTGCGTCCTGCCCAAAGTGTGGCATCAAGCCGATGCCCGTGGTAGATGACCGGCACAAGGAGAAGAAACTGACGGCCGACCAGATACTACTCGAGTTCCTCGGCAAGCCACCGGCCACGATCGACGATTACTGCGTGGATCCTTGCGAAAAGGCAgtcaaggacaaggacaacgaTGCAGGTGGAACTGACGAGTGTCCTCCATGCCGCTGCACTTGCAAATTCGGGAAGCTCTGCGCCCACTGTCGCATCCGGAAACTATGCGCAGACATCTTCCAGACGAACCAAGTCCAGCCCAAGTGTCCCAAGGTGGAGCCGCAGCCGCCCGAAGACTTTTGCGTCGTTAACAAGTCGAGTAGCGAAGACTGCCGACCCTATCTGGCCAAGGTTTTCTCTGAACTGCGCGACCTCTACGACATCAAGGACACTAAAAAGATTTCCGAGTTCGATGAGAACTGCGAACTAAAAAAGACCAAGGAAGAGGAGCCAGACACGACAGGCAAAGTTGATCATAAGAACATCCGCAAGGATAAACTCAAGGCACAGACTACGAAGAAGCCTCTCTACAACCCAGGCCCCAAGCGCCCCTTCGACACCCGCACCGTGACTGGCCGCCACAAGTACTGCGTTCGCCAGCAAGGAGGAGTATCCAGAGGCCACGGCTGGGCATGGAGCAACAGCTATGAAGCCCGCAAGATGGGCTGGCGACCCGGCGCCATCCGGCGGCCCATCAAAAAGCTTATGAAGTTTTTTCTTCTGGACACTAGCCGAGAGTCGGCCTTTAAGAAATGCAAAGATGCTGAGGCCAAGGAACTGGgcaaggagctgcagcagccggTGCTCAACGTCTGCAAGAAGAACGGGGAGATCTTTATCACCCTCCGGCCGTTGGGCACGCTCGGGATGCGACAGAAGCCCATCATCTTCCGGGTGGTTAAGAGTGAGCTGGCCGTGGCGCTGCGGAAGATCAAACGGATTCTCAAAGAAAAGGGCTTCAGAAAGTGCACCTGCCACAAGACGCTGATGATGTGCACCTGCCGCAACACCCTAGAGAAGAAGCAGCTGGCTTCCGCCCTTGACAAGCAGTGCCAGCGCCACTGCATAGCCCCCTGTGCCGATCATCTGGTCCTGACAGACACCAGCGAGAGCGACATGGAGTTCGACTTCGATGTCACGCCTCCCGCAGGCACCGAGCAGCCGCACAGGCGACCCCAAGCTCGCAGTGGAAACCGAGGCACACAGACCAGCAAAAAGGACCgacagccgccgccgccaaagTATCCAATGAAGCAGAGTCCCTACTGGAAAGCGTACAACTGTGCCGCGGGCGATCGCTATGTGGCCACGGCCTTCGGGTCACCCGGCGAGGAGGTCTACGAGGATGGACTCTTTGGGTGGGGTGGCGGTGGACCACACGGACCGTCCGCCCAGCCTGGAGGAAAGCCGAAGGCGCCTGGCATCTGGGGCTCCCCCGAGGGAGGCCCTATGCCAGCGGGACCAGGAGGAGCCAGTCGAGGCGGCCGCGGAGGTGCCTCtggaggtggtggaggaggcggtggtggtggtggtggtggtggcggtggcggtggcggcggcggcggtatACCAGCCGGATTGAAGGGATTCCCAAAGGGTGTGGCTGCCAAagtggctgcagctgctgcaggaggaggTCTCAAGGGACCACTATCATCAGTAGGTCGTGGAGGAGCGGGTggcggaggagtaggaggcagaggaggaggagggggagggggcggaggtggaggtggaggcggaggtggtCCGATTCCGGTGAGAATGCCCCAGCGATATATAAAAGCCCTCGAGAAAGCGGCCAATGCTGAGAAGGAGGTACAACAGAAGCAAGCcgagcagaagaagaagggcATAGATATGATGAAGTACCTCCAAAAGTCGGGAGCTCTCAGCAAGCCCTGGAACCCGGCAGACGGCAAGGCTCCGAAAGGCAAGCAAACCGGTCCTGTCGTCGGACCCGATGGCCTAACCGACGCCCAGCGCAAGCGTCGCGCCCTGCTCGACATGCCCCAGCCCCCGCTCGATTCGATAACACGAAGGGGCAAGCCCTTCGATCCCTGTGCCCCAGCTGCCTACTACTGTGGCTACTACTGCTAA